A window of Cinclus cinclus chromosome 17, bCinCin1.1, whole genome shotgun sequence genomic DNA:
AAAGCAGAATTGGCATCACTCAAAGCGGGATTGGCATCACTCAAACCGGGTTTGGCAGTCCCTCGGGCCGGGATTGCGATGGCTGGAGGGGCGAGGTTTGAGCGGCTCGGGGTTGGGGCGGGACCACGGCGGCGAGTTTGACCGTGAGGCGGACCCGCGCATGCGCAAATCGCGTCAGGAGGGAGCGATTGCGCGACCCTGCGCAGCTGCAGATCGCCAGCCGACCGTGACGGGGCCTGTGGGGGGTCGGTGATGGCGCGGCTCGGCGGGTTTGAGGGGGccgagcagcagcagcagcaggtgctgtcTCGGCAGCAGGAGCGGCACTACCGGCTGCTGGCCGAGTTGCAAGCGCTTGTCAAGGCGCTTCCCAGGTGAGCGGAGCGCGAGGGGATGCAGGGGCCGCTGCCGGTGCCGGCGCTGACCCGGTTTGTTCCCACAGTGCCTGCCAGCAGCGCCTCTCGTACACGACATTGTCCGAGCTGGCGCTGGCCCTGCTGGACGGAACCGTGTTCGAGATCGTGCAGGGACTACTGGAGATCCAGCACCTCACCGAGAAGAACTTGTACAGCCAACGGCGGCAGCTTCACAGCGAGCACCGCGGTACCGAGGCCACCCTGGGGGTAGTCCCGGGCCATTGGGGGGACCAGAGAGGGGAGCACTGGGGTGAGGGCCACAAGGGTGGCCATCTTGAAGTAGTGGAGGGGACGGAGGGGGTGGACAGCTCTGGAGACATGGGGGTAGCACTCCAGGGAAgtgatggggacactgggaggggagaggggccTGCGGCATCTCTGGGGTGGTGGGATGCTTAGGGGGTAATGGGGGTAGGACGTTGTGGGGGCGGTGGGGGGATGCCACTGGGACAGGTTGGGGGGGCAGTGGGGGCTTGGGGATGGCACTGGGCGGGGAGGGGGGTGAGTTGTGTGAGGAATGTGGGGGACAGTGGAGGTGACATTAGAGGGCACTGGGGGACTGtgatggggatactggggggttGGGGATGATGATGAGATGGACAGGTTGGGGGGGCttgggggtggcactgggaagACAGCTTTAGGGAGCCCTCGGGATGGGTTGTGTGGGCTTAAGGGAGTTATAGGGAATGACACTGCAGCTTGTGGGGAAAGTACTGGGCGGGAGGGGGGAGTGGCACTGATGGCACTCAGGGTACCTGGCAGCAGCATGCACTCCCGAGCCCCCCttccccatggcagggctgaAGCAGGAGCTCTTCCACCGGCACAAGGAGGCTCAGCAGTCCTGCAGGCCCCACAACCTGCCACTGCTCCGTGCAGCCCAGCAACGCGAGATGGAGGTGAGGGTGCTGGGCTAGAGATGGAGGTGAGGGTGGGGGGTACAGGGCTGTGTCCACTGCCAGGGCTCTCACAGCCCTGTTGCTGCAGCACTGTAGCATCTCCAGAGGGTTTGGCtattcctgccctgcagcctcaGGAGACACCAGCTGTCCTGGATGGCCTTGCGAGCACAGACCTAGGTTCCCCACCCCAATCTAGAGGCCTCTTGATCTACCTTTTGTGCCCTCAAGGTAAGGGTGCAAACTCTTGCCACTGCAGGTGTGATCTGAGAATTGTGGAAGCTCAGGAGCCTGCTCCAAAGGCAGTGCTCTCCACAGTACTTCAATGATCCATCATTATCTGATGGGCTCAAGCCTGGATAGGAAGGCCTGGATAGGAAAGGAAGCAAGAGACAGAAAACATGTAGAAGGCACCTAAGTTCTGCCTGCTATTTTAACAAGTCAAAAGTAGACAATACTCGAAACAATCAC
This region includes:
- the DGCR6L gene encoding protein DGCR6L, which translates into the protein MARLGGFEGAEQQQQQVLSRQQERHYRLLAELQALVKALPSACQQRLSYTTLSELALALLDGTVFEIVQGLLEIQHLTEKNLYSQRRQLHSEHRGLKQELFHRHKEAQQSCRPHNLPLLRAAQQREMEAMEQQIREEQRMMDEKIVLELDQKVIDQQSTLEKAGVSGFYITTNPQELTLQMNLLELIRKLQQKEAEAEKTFS